A genomic segment from Desulfonatronum lacustre DSM 10312 encodes:
- a CDS encoding IscA/HesB family protein encodes MFELTPSAKQQLDSYFQGKDSSPIRVYMAPGUGGPKLALALDEQRDSDSVHAIEGYTFVVDQDLIKNAGGIKVDMTPYGFAVSSTVSMGGGGGGCSGSCSSC; translated from the coding sequence ATGTTTGAATTGACACCGTCCGCGAAGCAGCAGCTGGACAGCTATTTTCAGGGCAAGGACAGCTCGCCCATCCGCGTGTACATGGCCCCCGGCTGAGGCGGTCCGAAACTTGCTCTTGCTCTGGATGAGCAGAGGGATTCCGACAGTGTGCACGCGATCGAAGGCTACACTTTTGTCGTCGATCAAGATTTGATCAAGAATGCCGGCGGCATCAAGGTCGACATGACCCCTTACGGGTTCGCCGTCAGCTCGACCGTGAGCATGGGCGGCGGAGGCGGAGGCTGCTCAGGTAGTTGTTCTTCCTGCTAG
- a CDS encoding TIGR03960 family B12-binding radical SAM protein, which produces MRDLLPLLPRPSQYLGTEPNAVHKDPSRVRVRAALAFPDLYEVGMSYLGGRILYHAVNAHPEFWAERAFAPPLEAAHILRDSGTPLSTLESGTPLRDMDVLAFSLTHELCYTNVLYMLDLAGIPFRSQDRDESHPLILGGGGVVFNAEPMAPFFDLFLAGDGEEALPEILALIDRCKTQGLSKAEFLQAARDVTGCYVPSFFAPGPEDVASTPAALRPLYADYAQVEKRILPDLSAADFPTNQVVPFGPVVHDRLSIEIARGCTRGCRFCQAGMIYRPVRERRLDELDRIIQQALGRTGFDELSFLSLSTGDFSCLDALFQRSHARCRDRQVSVSLPSLRVGSVSGQVMDMIAGIRRTGITLAPEAGSQRLRDVINKNITEQALLDHTRELFARGWSAVKLYFMIGLPTETDEDLQAIVNLCLKVAATAGERAKRLQITASISPFVPKPQTPFQWEEQLSFEETRRRLNRLRDLFRPHKRLVMRWHMPEMSYLEGVFSRGDRALANVVERAFAKGALFSSWADSLSLESWLEAMRECGLDPDWYLRARDPEQPLPWDHVSSGIRRSFLLRERRLALEGRTTPDCRNGKCLGCGVCTTTKVKTALRRQTGLDIRPRVNQDEHAESLAPWLGNGKDGGDGTDAEDGRSRLVPARQPEEDVGRTPEQVPEDLGAKANALRIAYRKLGPAVYFSQLELTRLFERCMRRAGVAMSFSQGFHPMPRMSFGRALPVGVGSVREEMVVVLRAPMTAAELCARLAPEVPKGLEIRGVEDAPLKGRADQPAFEEYLLHLLDRESSSRAEATAIWRSFLSADQFPFAKKTKRGSREINLRALFRSIRFLGENRLRLLFDFREDYLNPWAAITAVTPELSFQTARLTKIQGLTVEP; this is translated from the coding sequence ATGCGAGACCTGCTCCCCCTGCTTCCCCGCCCCAGCCAGTACCTGGGCACCGAGCCCAATGCCGTGCACAAGGACCCTTCCCGCGTGCGGGTGCGCGCGGCCCTGGCCTTTCCGGACCTGTACGAGGTGGGCATGTCCTACCTGGGCGGGCGCATCCTTTACCATGCGGTGAACGCTCATCCGGAGTTCTGGGCCGAACGGGCCTTTGCCCCGCCTCTGGAAGCGGCCCATATCCTGCGGGACTCGGGAACGCCTTTGAGCACCCTGGAATCCGGCACCCCCCTGCGGGACATGGACGTCCTCGCCTTCAGCCTGACCCACGAGTTGTGCTATACCAACGTTCTGTACATGCTGGACCTGGCAGGCATCCCGTTTCGCTCCCAGGACCGGGACGAGAGTCATCCCCTGATCCTCGGCGGCGGCGGAGTTGTTTTCAACGCCGAACCCATGGCTCCGTTTTTCGACCTGTTCCTGGCCGGGGACGGGGAAGAGGCCCTGCCGGAAATCCTGGCTCTGATCGACCGTTGCAAGACCCAAGGCCTCTCCAAGGCCGAATTTCTTCAGGCGGCCCGGGACGTCACCGGCTGCTACGTGCCGTCGTTTTTCGCTCCCGGACCTGAAGACGTCGCAAGCACTCCCGCTGCGCTCCGGCCCCTTTACGCCGACTACGCCCAGGTGGAGAAACGCATCCTGCCGGACCTGAGCGCCGCGGACTTTCCCACGAACCAGGTTGTTCCCTTCGGGCCGGTGGTCCATGACCGTCTGAGCATCGAGATCGCCCGGGGCTGCACCCGGGGCTGTCGATTCTGCCAAGCCGGGATGATTTATCGTCCGGTCCGGGAACGCCGCCTGGACGAGTTGGACCGGATCATCCAGCAGGCCCTTGGACGGACCGGGTTCGACGAGCTCTCCTTTCTCTCCCTGAGCACCGGGGACTTTTCCTGCCTGGACGCCCTGTTTCAGCGCAGCCATGCCCGGTGCCGGGATCGGCAGGTCTCGGTCTCCCTGCCCTCGCTCCGGGTGGGCTCGGTCAGCGGCCAGGTCATGGACATGATCGCCGGGATCCGCCGCACCGGCATCACCCTGGCCCCGGAAGCCGGGAGTCAGCGCCTGCGGGACGTGATCAACAAAAACATCACCGAACAGGCCCTGCTGGACCATACCCGCGAACTCTTCGCCCGGGGCTGGTCCGCGGTGAAGCTCTACTTCATGATCGGCCTGCCCACGGAAACGGACGAGGATTTACAGGCCATCGTGAACCTCTGCCTGAAAGTGGCGGCCACGGCCGGGGAGCGGGCCAAGCGCTTGCAAATCACGGCCTCCATCTCTCCCTTCGTGCCCAAGCCCCAGACCCCGTTCCAGTGGGAGGAGCAGCTCTCCTTCGAGGAAACCCGGCGGCGTCTGAATCGGCTCAGGGACCTCTTTCGTCCGCACAAGCGGCTGGTGATGCGCTGGCATATGCCGGAAATGAGTTACCTGGAGGGCGTCTTTTCCCGCGGGGACCGAGCTCTGGCAAACGTGGTGGAACGGGCTTTCGCCAAGGGTGCGCTCTTTTCCAGTTGGGCCGATTCCCTGAGCCTGGAGTCCTGGCTGGAGGCCATGCGGGAATGCGGCCTGGACCCGGACTGGTATCTGCGGGCCAGAGACCCGGAGCAGCCGCTGCCCTGGGACCACGTTTCCAGCGGTATCCGCCGCTCCTTTCTGCTGCGGGAGCGCCGCCTGGCCCTGGAGGGCCGAACCACGCCGGACTGCCGCAACGGCAAATGCCTGGGCTGCGGCGTCTGCACTACGACCAAGGTCAAGACCGCGCTGCGCCGCCAGACCGGCCTGGACATTCGGCCTCGGGTGAATCAGGACGAGCACGCCGAAAGCTTGGCCCCGTGGCTGGGGAATGGAAAGGATGGGGGAGATGGGACGGATGCGGAGGACGGCCGGAGCCGGTTGGTTCCGGCCCGGCAGCCCGAGGAGGACGTGGGCCGGACACCAGAGCAAGTCCCTGAAGACCTGGGGGCCAAAGCCAACGCCCTGCGCATCGCCTACCGCAAGCTCGGCCCGGCGGTGTATTTCAGTCAACTGGAACTGACCCGGCTTTTCGAGCGCTGCATGCGCCGGGCCGGGGTGGCCATGAGCTTCTCTCAGGGCTTCCATCCCATGCCCCGGATGTCCTTTGGCCGGGCTCTGCCCGTGGGCGTGGGCAGTGTTCGCGAGGAAATGGTCGTGGTGCTGCGCGCACCCATGACCGCCGCCGAACTGTGCGCCCGGCTGGCTCCGGAAGTGCCCAAGGGGCTGGAGATTCGCGGCGTGGAGGACGCTCCGCTCAAAGGCCGGGCCGACCAGCCGGCTTTTGAGGAATACCTGCTCCACCTCCTGGACCGCGAATCATCCTCAAGGGCTGAAGCAACGGCCATATGGCGGTCGTTCCTCTCCGCTGACCAGTTCCCCTTTGCCAAGAAGACCAAGCGCGGCTCACGAGAAATCAACCTCCGAGCCCTGTTCCGGTCCATTCGCTTCCTGGGCGAAAACCGTCTCCGGCTGCTCTTCGACTTCCGGGAAGACTACCTCAACCCCTGGGCCGCCATCACCGCCGTGACCCCGGAACTCTCCTTCCAGACCGCCCGACTGACCAAGATCCAGGGGTTGACCGTCGAGCCTTGA
- a CDS encoding sensor histidine kinase, producing the protein MKVTESFVTTMQAEGGACRIGLQECHDTLMHAPIGIFTSVPEGRYVSLNPAMARMYGYESPEEMLTLIRDIATQVYVDPADRELLLRLLEQNGEVLNYESRRLRRDGSMFWVSLNARIIVDPNSGAVRYQGFSTDISQRKLAEQARLESEERFRLLFQNAPMPYQSLDEKGNFLDVNQSFLHVLGYSREELIGKNFGDVLHPDWVDHFKTNFPKFKAIGEILGVEFEMVKKDGSTILVFFNGKIQKDAQGRFQRTHCIFQDVSEQRRVEQALEKSREELKALLADKDKFFSIIAHDLRSPLSGLLGLAEMMGRDDGGLSPKELRNIAKIMGKTVGDLFALLENLLDWSRMQRGLTAFEPVPCVLREVIAANIGLLRPWAIQKEVVLSNTVASKLVVSADQAMLNTVIRNLLSNALKFTERGGTVNIRAVEANADVTVAVQDSGVGMDRETMEGIFSMTRKTRNRGTEGESGSGLGLLLCKEFVERHGGRIWAESAPGLGSTFFFTLSQDKIREA; encoded by the coding sequence GTGAAGGTCACGGAGTCGTTCGTTACGACGATGCAGGCCGAAGGTGGAGCTTGTCGGATCGGACTTCAGGAGTGCCATGACACCCTGATGCACGCCCCTATCGGCATTTTCACCTCCGTGCCCGAGGGCCGGTACGTTTCGCTCAACCCGGCCATGGCCCGGATGTACGGCTACGAGAGTCCGGAAGAGATGCTGACGTTGATCCGGGATATCGCGACCCAGGTGTACGTCGATCCGGCGGACCGTGAACTGCTTCTGCGCCTTCTCGAACAAAACGGCGAGGTGCTCAATTATGAAAGCCGTCGGCTGCGCCGCGACGGCTCCATGTTCTGGGTCTCCTTGAATGCCCGGATCATCGTGGACCCAAATTCGGGCGCCGTTCGCTACCAAGGCTTCTCCACGGACATCTCCCAGCGCAAGCTGGCCGAACAAGCGCGGCTGGAAAGCGAGGAACGCTTCCGGCTGTTGTTCCAGAACGCTCCCATGCCCTACCAGTCCTTGGACGAGAAGGGCAACTTCCTGGACGTCAACCAATCCTTCCTGCATGTCCTCGGCTATTCCCGCGAGGAGCTGATCGGGAAAAACTTCGGAGACGTCCTGCATCCGGACTGGGTCGATCACTTCAAAACCAATTTTCCAAAATTCAAGGCTATCGGCGAAATCCTCGGGGTTGAATTCGAGATGGTCAAGAAGGACGGCTCGACCATTCTCGTCTTTTTCAACGGCAAGATCCAAAAAGACGCCCAGGGCCGGTTCCAGAGAACGCACTGCATCTTTCAGGACGTCAGCGAACAGCGTCGAGTCGAGCAGGCCTTGGAAAAGAGCCGAGAGGAATTGAAGGCTCTTCTGGCGGACAAGGATAAATTTTTCTCCATCATCGCCCATGATCTCAGGTCTCCCTTGTCCGGCCTGCTGGGATTGGCCGAGATGATGGGCCGGGACGACGGCGGTCTGTCCCCGAAAGAGCTGCGGAATATCGCGAAGATCATGGGCAAGACCGTGGGCGATCTTTTCGCGTTGCTGGAGAATTTGTTGGACTGGTCACGGATGCAGCGAGGGTTGACGGCATTCGAGCCGGTCCCGTGCGTTTTGCGCGAGGTGATCGCCGCCAACATAGGGCTTCTCCGTCCGTGGGCCATCCAAAAAGAGGTCGTCCTGAGCAACACGGTGGCCTCGAAGTTGGTCGTTTCCGCGGACCAGGCCATGCTCAACACGGTGATCCGCAACCTGCTCTCCAATGCCCTCAAGTTCACGGAGCGTGGGGGAACGGTGAACATCCGCGCGGTGGAAGCGAATGCCGACGTCACCGTCGCTGTTCAAGATTCCGGTGTGGGCATGGACCGGGAAACCATGGAAGGCATTTTTTCCATGACCAGAAAGACGAGAAACCGCGGAACCGAAGGAGAGAGCGGCAGCGGTCTCGGGCTGTTGCTCTGCAAGGAATTCGTGGAGCGGCACGGCGGCCGGATCTGGGCTGAAAGCGCGCCTGGTCTCGGCTCGACCTTTTTCTTCACGCTTTCGCAAGACAAAATCAGGGAGGCATAG
- a CDS encoding PAS domain S-box protein, protein MRYLRLLKGMTQAELAGKVGLSVKHIGRIERGEAVPSFPLIPNLAQTLGTTPLDFFLHFEQIPSPTKTLDASFQVPTSNSYAKPCFAIRLATWALGGPSLKPFWSESLYALLGYAPFSVSPTVKRFLKHVRPSRQEAVARFLEATRHGQADSGMLVEIVTRHDQERTLMLNPDTFRPSLQDPPIPQLVVQDVTDCVALNQTVTLRQGELEAYVLQKNQDISEVAGKFKLEAEQRRQAEKGLRIFEQMVDSSHDAQAFIDADGVIIAVNRQYEKLAGLSADEIEGRQWSEYLIDYWGREDFGGAMRSRAEKALAGEEQGSFHEWRIYRGGRRRYVHVIFTPCRKNGDVAGVVVTVHDLTYFMEIHERLGARERLLQQMLETANEGIVLVDAEQRITFGNAKIGELVGHGVEDLVGTKALDHLHPEELERTHAEIANLRSGKDIRYTTRLIHETGREIWVLISASPIFTDQGQYKEALIMLINLTELKNAEAALERKTRELDAFFMESLDLMIVCTEDGSIIRLNQAWERILGWPPDDFMGLRYLNFLHPEDVESVKRLFMELPEKKHIFSFIERYRARNSEWRTIEWHCQHLEGYIFGTGRDITEKVAMERKLLDNRLLMSAAERVARFGAWSVDLATNKVTLSGQAAAIHGMPEGYAPTVEEAMDFYPGVWREKIAETFGKCVREGTSFDEMMEFVTRQGQRIWIRTRGEAVRDESGVIVRVEGALQDITSLWDLLRRLE, encoded by the coding sequence GTGAGATACCTTCGTCTGCTGAAAGGCATGACCCAGGCGGAACTGGCCGGGAAGGTCGGGCTGAGCGTCAAGCATATCGGGCGGATCGAGCGAGGTGAGGCCGTTCCATCCTTTCCGCTCATTCCGAACCTTGCCCAGACCTTGGGCACGACGCCTTTGGATTTTTTCCTGCATTTCGAGCAGATTCCCTCGCCCACCAAAACTTTGGACGCCTCCTTTCAGGTCCCGACATCCAACTCTTATGCAAAGCCGTGTTTCGCGATCCGCTTGGCGACCTGGGCTCTGGGCGGGCCGAGCCTGAAGCCGTTCTGGTCCGAGTCTTTGTACGCCTTGCTCGGATACGCGCCTTTTTCCGTCAGCCCCACGGTCAAACGATTCCTGAAGCATGTCCGTCCGTCCCGGCAAGAAGCCGTAGCTCGCTTTCTGGAGGCGACGCGTCATGGGCAAGCGGATTCCGGCATGCTGGTCGAGATCGTGACCAGGCATGACCAGGAGCGCACGTTGATGCTCAATCCGGACACGTTCCGGCCAAGCCTGCAAGACCCGCCGATACCGCAACTGGTCGTTCAGGACGTCACGGATTGCGTGGCCTTGAATCAGACGGTCACGCTGCGCCAGGGCGAGCTGGAAGCATATGTGCTCCAAAAAAACCAGGATATTTCCGAGGTAGCGGGCAAGTTCAAGCTGGAGGCCGAGCAACGGAGACAGGCCGAGAAAGGACTGCGCATCTTCGAACAGATGGTGGATAGCTCCCACGACGCCCAGGCGTTTATCGACGCCGATGGGGTAATCATCGCGGTCAACAGACAATATGAAAAACTGGCGGGGCTTTCCGCCGATGAAATCGAGGGCAGGCAATGGTCCGAATACCTGATCGACTATTGGGGCAGGGAGGACTTTGGGGGCGCGATGCGGTCCAGAGCCGAAAAAGCGCTTGCCGGTGAAGAGCAGGGCTCCTTTCACGAGTGGCGAATCTACAGGGGCGGCAGGCGCAGATACGTTCACGTGATTTTTACTCCCTGCCGGAAGAACGGAGACGTGGCCGGCGTAGTGGTCACGGTCCATGATCTGACCTATTTCATGGAGATTCATGAACGTCTCGGAGCGCGCGAGCGTTTGCTGCAGCAGATGTTGGAAACGGCCAACGAAGGCATTGTTCTTGTTGACGCGGAACAGCGGATCACCTTTGGCAACGCGAAGATCGGCGAGTTGGTGGGCCACGGCGTTGAAGACCTGGTCGGGACCAAGGCCCTCGATCACCTTCATCCGGAGGAATTGGAGCGTACGCATGCTGAAATTGCCAATCTCCGTTCCGGAAAGGACATCCGCTACACCACAAGGTTGATTCACGAGACCGGACGAGAGATTTGGGTTCTGATTTCCGCGTCGCCCATCTTCACTGACCAAGGCCAGTACAAGGAGGCCTTGATCATGCTTATCAACCTCACGGAGCTGAAGAACGCGGAAGCGGCTCTTGAACGCAAAACCCGCGAGCTGGACGCTTTTTTCATGGAGTCGCTGGATCTCATGATCGTCTGCACAGAGGATGGTTCAATCATCAGGCTGAACCAAGCCTGGGAACGGATTCTCGGGTGGCCGCCGGATGACTTCATGGGATTGCGGTACTTGAACTTTCTTCATCCTGAGGATGTGGAGTCCGTAAAGCGGCTCTTCATGGAACTCCCTGAAAAAAAGCATATCTTTTCCTTCATTGAGCGATACCGCGCACGCAATAGCGAATGGAGGACCATCGAGTGGCATTGCCAGCATCTTGAGGGCTATATCTTCGGCACGGGGCGGGACATCACCGAAAAGGTCGCGATGGAGCGGAAGCTGCTGGATAATCGGTTACTCATGTCCGCGGCGGAGCGGGTCGCCCGGTTCGGCGCATGGTCCGTGGACTTGGCGACGAACAAGGTCACTCTCTCCGGACAGGCCGCCGCGATCCACGGCATGCCCGAAGGCTACGCCCCCACCGTGGAAGAGGCCATGGATTTCTATCCCGGCGTCTGGCGGGAAAAGATCGCGGAGACATTCGGCAAGTGCGTCCGGGAAGGAACGTCCTTTGACGAAATGATGGAGTTTGTGACCAGGCAAGGACAGCGGATCTGGATTCGTACGAGGGGCGAAGCGGTGCGTGACGAATCCGGAGTTATCGTGCGGGTGGAAGGGGCGCTGCAGGATATTACCAGCCTCTGGGATCTTTTGCGACGCCTGGAATAG
- the rplM gene encoding 50S ribosomal protein L13: protein MKTYSPTAAELNREWYVVDAEDKILGRLASTIAMRLRGKHKPEFVPHMDNGDFIVVVNAEKVKVTGAKLDQKMYNRHSGYMGGLKQTKLRTMLQKKPEHVLQHAVKGMLPKNRLGRALLKKLKVYPGTEHPHAAQQPKQLDF from the coding sequence ATGAAGACATATTCCCCGACAGCGGCGGAGCTGAACCGCGAATGGTACGTGGTCGACGCCGAAGACAAGATTTTGGGCCGCCTGGCGAGCACCATCGCCATGCGCCTGCGTGGAAAACATAAGCCTGAATTCGTCCCGCATATGGACAACGGTGATTTTATCGTCGTGGTCAATGCTGAGAAGGTCAAGGTTACGGGCGCAAAGCTGGATCAGAAGATGTACAATCGCCATTCCGGCTACATGGGCGGCCTGAAGCAGACCAAGCTGCGGACCATGCTCCAGAAAAAACCCGAGCACGTCCTGCAGCACGCGGTCAAGGGCATGCTGCCCAAGAATCGTCTGGGGCGCGCGTTGCTGAAAAAGCTGAAGGTATACCCCGGCACCGAGCATCCCCATGCGGCACAACAGCCGAAACAATTGGATTTTTAA
- the rpsI gene encoding 30S ribosomal protein S9, whose translation MSSEFFYGTGRRKSAVARTRIYPGSGQILVNNRPFDEYFPRATLRMIVRQPLNLTKTLGKFDIKATVDGGGVAGQAEALRHGISRALLAFDLELRPTLKRAGLLTRDARIKERKKYGLRSARARFQYSKR comes from the coding sequence ATGAGCAGTGAATTCTTCTACGGAACCGGACGCCGGAAATCCGCCGTTGCCAGGACCCGCATCTATCCCGGAAGCGGACAAATCTTGGTGAACAATCGGCCCTTTGACGAATACTTTCCCCGGGCCACTCTGCGGATGATCGTGCGCCAGCCCTTGAACCTGACCAAAACCCTGGGCAAATTCGACATCAAGGCCACCGTGGACGGCGGCGGCGTTGCCGGACAGGCCGAGGCCCTGCGCCACGGCATTTCCCGCGCCCTGCTGGCCTTTGACTTAGAACTGCGGCCGACCCTGAAGCGCGCCGGCCTGCTGACCCGGGACGCCCGGATCAAGGAACGCAAAAAATACGGCCTGCGTTCCGCCCGAGCCCGGTTCCAGTACTCCAAGCGGTAA
- a CDS encoding DUF58 domain-containing protein → MKNRRSDHLPVRLGTNRIYILPTKTGTTFFILLVVLLLISINYNNPPGYLLTFLLTGIALVGIFHTHRGLSGLLISHGAASPVFAGGRAEFPVAVTNPSRWPRHGIQVGWARVDTGPLKDVPAAEEQIFLPSLPAATRGALRPKRIVVATVFPLGLFRAWSWVALPLRCVVYPAPDPRASVFDQQSASLDQGEDRPRAGNTLEGEEYHGLRAYQMGDPLRRIAWKAVARGTELVSKEFADDARQEDIVLDWNALPGEETEAKLSLLCRLVLDAEAAGQGYSLRIPGQRIPVGNGPRQMHACLTALALFAMPDSEPVDEVRR, encoded by the coding sequence ATGAAAAACAGACGGAGTGACCACCTCCCAGTACGGCTGGGGACCAACCGCATCTACATTCTGCCCACCAAAACCGGAACGACCTTTTTCATCCTGCTGGTCGTCCTGCTGCTGATCTCCATCAACTACAACAATCCGCCGGGCTATCTCCTGACTTTCCTGCTGACCGGCATCGCCCTGGTCGGTATTTTTCACACCCATCGCGGTCTCTCCGGGCTGCTGATCAGCCACGGTGCGGCATCGCCGGTTTTTGCGGGCGGCCGAGCGGAATTTCCGGTCGCGGTCACCAACCCGAGCCGGTGGCCGCGTCACGGGATTCAGGTCGGTTGGGCCCGGGTCGATACCGGACCACTCAAAGACGTCCCCGCCGCCGAAGAGCAGATATTTCTTCCGTCCTTGCCCGCGGCCACCCGAGGAGCATTGCGGCCAAAGCGGATCGTTGTCGCCACGGTTTTCCCCCTGGGCCTGTTCCGGGCCTGGTCCTGGGTCGCCCTGCCATTGCGCTGCGTGGTGTACCCGGCCCCGGATCCGAGGGCTTCCGTCTTTGATCAACAAAGCGCTTCCCTGGACCAAGGCGAGGACCGTCCACGGGCGGGAAACACCCTGGAAGGCGAGGAATACCATGGCTTGCGTGCATATCAGATGGGCGACCCCTTGCGTCGGATCGCCTGGAAGGCCGTAGCCAGGGGCACGGAGCTGGTATCCAAGGAGTTCGCCGACGACGCCCGCCAGGAGGATATCGTGCTGGACTGGAACGCCCTGCCCGGCGAGGAGACCGAGGCCAAGCTGTCCCTACTCTGCCGTCTGGTGCTGGACGCGGAGGCCGCCGGGCAGGGCTACAGTCTGCGGATTCCCGGCCAACGCATCCCCGTGGGCAACGGACCGCGCCAGATGCACGCCTGCCTGACGGCCCTGGCGCTGTTCGCCATGCCTGATTCAGAGCCAGTCGACGAGGTCCGGCGATGA